In Oryza sativa Japonica Group chromosome 2, ASM3414082v1, the following are encoded in one genomic region:
- the LOC4331241 gene encoding small ribosomal subunit protein mS86 (rPPR1): MAAAAALRRSLAAGPAPALLLRRQLLMRFLSTQTQSQTQTPADLATLKNSIRSAAHTPEALADLFISGLSHPAFLADRPIFTLSVHRLASAGRRDLVASILSSSLTSLPAPHPSEGFLIRLISLYSAAGMPDHSLSTFRIVTPPSDRALSALLSAYHDNRLYDRAIQAFRTLPAELGIKPSVVSHNVLLKSFVASGDLASARALFDEMPSKADVEPDIVSCNEILKGYLNAADYAAFDQFLKDNTTAAGGKRRLKPNVSTYNLRMASLCSKGRSFEAAELLDAMEAKGVPPNRGSFNTVIQGLCKEGEVGAAVAIFKRMPEVPRPNGKGVLPNSETYIMLLEGLVNKGVFAPALEVFKECLQNKWAPPFQAVQGLIKGLLKSRKAKHAKEVAMAMRKVVKGDAKEEWKKVEAEFSFEPTDKKA; the protein is encoded by the coding sequence atggccgccgccgccgcccttcgccGGAGCCTCGCTGCTGGCCCCGCCccggccctcctcctccgccgccaactcctcaTGCGCTTCCTCTCCACCCAGACACAGTCACAGACGCAAACCCCCGCCGACCTCGCCACCCTCAAGAACTCCATTCGCAGCGCCGCCCACACCCCGGAAGCCCTCGCCGACCTCTTCATCTCCGGCCTCTCCCACCCGGCCTTCCTCGCCGACCGCCCCATCTTTACCCTCTCCGTCCACCGCCTCGCCTCTGCCGGCCGCCGCGACCTCGTCGCctccatcctctcctcctccctcacctCCCTCCCCGCGCCCCACCCCTCCGAGGGCTTCCTCATCCGCCTCATCTCCCTCTACTCCGCCGCCGGCATGCCCGACCACTCCCTCTCCACCTTCCGCATCGTCACCCCGCCCTCCGACCGCGCCCTCTCCGCTCTCCTCTCCGCCTACCACGACAACCGCCTCTACGACCGCGCCATCCAAGCCTTCCGCACTCTCCCCGCCGAGCTCGGCATCAAGCCCAGCGTCGTCTCTCACAACGTCCTTCTCAAGTCCTTTGTTGCCAGTggcgacctcgcctccgcccgcgccctgttcgatgaaatgccttCCAAGGCTGACGTCGAGCCAGACATTGTCTCCTGCAACGAGATCCTCAAGGGCTACCTCAACGCGGCCGATTACGCCGCCTTTGATCAATTCCTCAAGGATAACACCACTGCCGCGGGTGGCAAGAGGCGACTCAAGCCCAACGTGAGCACCTACAACCTCCGCATGGCTTCGCTGTGCTCCAAAGGGAGGAGCTTTGAGGCTGCCGAGCTGCTGGATGCTATGGAGGCAAAGGGCGTCCCACCCAACCGTGGGAGCTTCAACACCGTCATCCAGGGGCTCTGCaaggagggggaggtgggtgCTGCCGTCGCGATATTCAAGAGGATGCCAGAGGTGCCGAGGCCGAACGGAAAGGGGGTGCTGCCCAACTCTGAGACCTACATTATGTTGCTTGAGGGGCTAGTCAACAAGGGTGTGTTTGCTCCTGCATTGGAGGTGTTCAAGGAATGCCTGCAGAACAAGTGGGCGCCGCCGTTCCAAGCTGTACAAGGACTGATCAAAGGATTGCTCAAGAGCAGGAAGGCCAAACATGCCAAGGAGGTTGCCATGGCGATGAGGAAAGTTGTCAAGGGTGACGCCAAGGAGGAGTGGAAGAAGGTTGAGGCTGAATTTTCGTTCGAGCCTACTGATAAGAAAGCCTAA
- the LOC107280034 gene encoding uncharacterized protein isoform X1, protein MRSGRIVGAHRPLLFSSPASASASAASSIRTYLPLAQIFLIFLLLSSFVFKAVNDCRPKVGSSNILLRSSQHIFLFQSCSSMNESINGKMNELFAVAGRAGVAMMNMVSSSSIQPGQIHSIWQRRQGGESRGRYVVMSSGSVRKSSSSRRRVVAVIRAVGDGAGESTSGKDEEEEEKRRREELERLVGGPEDATFSGADLAALIRSKYGRSYDVTLIKKEFMGRNLLAMNVMWKYREQRSFPLTEEEYLLRLDDVAASLRCWGAVAHVRSSLAKLKDRPRIGKAVSIFIDMPTDDSGARSNEWIYK, encoded by the exons ATGAGGAGTGGTAGAATAGTTGGAGCCCACAGGccgcttctcttctcttctcctgcttctgcttctgcttctgctgcttCTTCTATTCGAACTTACCTTCCTCTTGCTCAGATCTTCTTAATCTTCCTTCTTCTCTCATCTTTCGTATTCAAAGCTGTAAATGACTGCAGGCCGAAGGTAGGATCCAGCAATATTTTGCTCCGATCCTCGCAACATATATTCTTGTTTCAAAG TTGCTCATCAATGAATGAATCAATCAATGGGAAAATGAATGAGTTATTCGCAGTGGCAGGTAGGGCGGGGGTGGCGATGATGAATATGGTGTCGAGCAGCAGCATCCAACCGGGGCAGATACATAGCATATGGCAGCGACGACAAGGAGGTGAGAGTAGAGGGAGATATGTGGTGAtgagcagcggcagcgtcaggaagagcagcagcagcaggaggagggtGGTGGCGGTTATCCGGGCCGTGGGCGACGGCGCAGGTGAATCGACGAGCGgcaaggacgaggaggaggaggagaagaggcgtCGGGAGGAGCTGGAGCGGTTGGTGGGTGGACCGGAGGACGCGACGTTCAGCGGGGCGGACCTGGCGGCGCTGATAAGGAGCAAGTACGGGAGGTCGTACGACGTGACGCTGATAAAGAAGGAGTTCATGGGGCGGAACCTGCTGGCCATGAACGTCATGTGGAAGTACCGGGAGCAGCGGTCCTTCCCGCTGACGGAGGAGGAGTACCtgctccgcctcgacgacgtcgccgcctccctccgctgctGGGGCGCCGTCGCCCACGTCCGCTCCTCCCTCGCCAAGCTCAAGGACCGCCCCCGCATCGGCAAGGCCGTCAGCATCTTCATCGACATGCCCACCGACGACTCCGGCGCCCGCTCCAACGAGTGGATCTACAAATAA
- the LOC107280034 gene encoding uncharacterized protein isoform X2: MMNMVSSSSIQPGQIHSIWQRRQGGESRGRYVVMSSGSVRKSSSSRRRVVAVIRAVGDGAGESTSGKDEEEEEKRRREELERLVGGPEDATFSGADLAALIRSKYGRSYDVTLIKKEFMGRNLLAMNVMWKYREQRSFPLTEEEYLLRLDDVAASLRCWGAVAHVRSSLAKLKDRPRIGKAVSIFIDMPTDDSGARSNEWIYK; the protein is encoded by the coding sequence ATGATGAATATGGTGTCGAGCAGCAGCATCCAACCGGGGCAGATACATAGCATATGGCAGCGACGACAAGGAGGTGAGAGTAGAGGGAGATATGTGGTGAtgagcagcggcagcgtcaggaagagcagcagcagcaggaggagggtGGTGGCGGTTATCCGGGCCGTGGGCGACGGCGCAGGTGAATCGACGAGCGgcaaggacgaggaggaggaggagaagaggcgtCGGGAGGAGCTGGAGCGGTTGGTGGGTGGACCGGAGGACGCGACGTTCAGCGGGGCGGACCTGGCGGCGCTGATAAGGAGCAAGTACGGGAGGTCGTACGACGTGACGCTGATAAAGAAGGAGTTCATGGGGCGGAACCTGCTGGCCATGAACGTCATGTGGAAGTACCGGGAGCAGCGGTCCTTCCCGCTGACGGAGGAGGAGTACCtgctccgcctcgacgacgtcgccgcctccctccgctgctGGGGCGCCGTCGCCCACGTCCGCTCCTCCCTCGCCAAGCTCAAGGACCGCCCCCGCATCGGCAAGGCCGTCAGCATCTTCATCGACATGCCCACCGACGACTCCGGCGCCCGCTCCAACGAGTGGATCTACAAATAA